One Phaseolus vulgaris cultivar G19833 chromosome 2, P. vulgaris v2.0, whole genome shotgun sequence DNA window includes the following coding sequences:
- the LOC137810403 gene encoding protein FANTASTIC FOUR 3-like yields MHMAATLCHSYMESQLVESRIHRLVFSSPKPLPPPQHPIDLPFNNQPYAAWSTIQALSKESTSFDSFVKPSSLRLSPKSLELCTENLGNETGSDIIESGIEMLSSRSSECGEGEASSGIREKEKRRAREGRSFPPPLTTIRGSESIRVRPHREDGRLVLQLTKVPSSFQAERSHGRLRLCFWTEEVVVEDEEEEEVEKAEEQEQEHEHEDEDDDDDDDEGVDGENNESEWEVLQEHEHRKEVKRWGVEGVVRVENTKFEWPSRCKEEDHENITDLLLNWGEPVRLISI; encoded by the coding sequence ATGCACATGGCTGCAACTCTGTGCCACTCATACATGGAGTCCCAACTCGTGGAGTCAAGAATACACAGACTCGTGTTCTCATCCCCAAAACCACTTCCCCCTCCCCAACACCCCATTGATTTACCCTTCAACAACCAACCCTACGCTGCTTGGAGCACCATTCAAGCTCTTTCAAAAGAAAGTACGAGTTTTGACAGCTTCGTGAAGCCATCATCTCTGAGACTCAGCCCCAAAAGTCTTGAGCTCTGCACGGAAAATCTTGGCAATGAGACGGGCAGCGACATCATAGAGAGCGGCATTGAGATGCTCTCGTCCCGTTCATCAGAATGCGGCGAAGGTGAAGCGAGTTCGGGGATAAGGGAGAAGGAGAAGAGGAGAGCGCGTGAAGGTCGGAGTTTTCCACCACCATTGACGACGATAAGAGGATCCGAATCGATACGGGTCAGGCCCCACAGAGAAGATGGGCGGCTAGTGCTCCAGCTCACCAAGGTCCCATCCTCTTTCCAAGCAGAGAGAAGCCATGGTCGCCTTCGCCTCTGCTTTTGGACGGAAGAGGTGGTGGTGGAGGACGAGGAAGAAGAGGAGGTAGAAAAAGCAgaagaacaagaacaagaacatgaacatgaagatgaagatgatgacGATGACGACGATGAAGGTGTTGATGGTGAGAATAATGAGAGTGAATGGGAAGTGTTGCAGGAACATGAACATAGAAAAGAGGTGAAGCGTTGGGGTGTTGAAGGTGTTGTGAGGGTGGAAAACACTAAGTTCGAGTGGCCAAGCAGGTGCAAGGAAGAAGACCATGAAAACATCACTGACTTGTTACTAAATTGGGGGGAACCAGTTCGTTTAATTTCGATTTAA